A window of the Cuculus canorus isolate bCucCan1 chromosome 3, bCucCan1.pri, whole genome shotgun sequence genome harbors these coding sequences:
- the OVOL2 gene encoding transcription factor Ovo-like 2 yields the protein MPRAFLVKRRSPQPAVRSWDGLPDEERADTYIPGGIGCVVLGYEDSCSLESSGSSGTRDVEPSDPPTPQPAPGDLGSTGGMLLDLAVKRPVVRSKIKFTTGTCNDTMVHSCELCGKGFRLQRMLNRHIKCHSQVKRHLCTFCGKGFNDTFDLKRHVRTHTGIRPYKCEVCNKAFTQRCSLESHLKKIHGVQQQYAYKQRRDKLYVCEDCGYTGPTQEDLYLHVSNVHPGSAFLKKTSKKLAAVLQNKLSPVLQRNTKEEDKDE from the exons ATGCCCAGAGCTTTCCTGGTGAAGCGCCGGAGCCCGCAGCCCGCGGTGCGCAGCTGGGATGGGCTGCCCGACGAGGAGAGAGCCGATACCTACATCCCAG GTGGGATTGGCTGCGTGGTGCTGGGCTATGAGGATAGCTGCAGCCTGgagagcagtgggagcagcGGGACCCGTGATGTGGAGCCCAGCGATCCCCCAACACCCCAGCCAGCCCCTGGAGACCTGGGATCGACTGGAGGGATGCTGCTGGACCTGGCTGTCAAGCGCCCTGTTGTCAGGTCAAAAATCAAG TTCACCACCGGCACCTGTAACGACACAATGGTGCATAGCTGCGAACTGTGCGGCAAAGGCTTTCGCTTGCAGCGGATGCTCAACCGGCACATCAAGTGTCACAGCCAGGTGAAGAGACACTTGTGCACGTTCTGTGGGAAAGGCTTCAATGACACTTTCGATCTGAAAAGACACGTCCGGACCCATACTG GAATTCGTCCTTACAAGTGTGAGGTTTGCAACAAAGCCTTCACCCAGCGCTGTTCCCTGGAGTCCCACCTGAAGAAGATTCACGGTGTGCAGCAGCAATATGCCTACAAACAAAGGCGAGACAAACTCTATGTGTGCGAAGACTGTGGCTACACAGGCCCCACGCAGGAGGACCTGTACCTGCACGTCAGTAACGTTCACCCTGGGAGTGCTTTCCTGAAAAAGACCTCAAAAAAACTTGCAGCAGTTTTGCAAAACAAACTGAGCCCCGTCCTGCAGAGGAACACCAAAGAGGAGGACAAGGACGAGTGA
- the MGME1 gene encoding mitochondrial genome maintenance exonuclease 1, producing the protein MLVRMKFLQLLSRKHGKLEMLFQTPFCQKQFPYLSLTTSTCLYSKKKKGNGYEQVDQEKYKNLVYSVTSYKTSAQTPETIFEEDNLLYGPPEKCRPPPRAETKTPRKWVPLINSNKKIPPLNSDSSLPMKIPLQKPKMPSVTRILQQTISPQQAFYLERWKQKMILELGKGGFEEYTKNLFLQGELFHAALESIFLSEERAAKEQREDAAISGYLSSVQHVLEDISDVKALESAVQHETLQYLGLVDCVAKYRGQLCVVDWKTSEKPKPLLKNTFDNPLQVAAYIGAINHDANYNFQVSCGLIVVAYKNGSPAHPHFMDPGLCSQYWNKWLLRLEEYMDKN; encoded by the exons ATGCTTGTCAGAATGAAATTCCTACAGCTACTGTCCAGGAAACATGGAAAactggaaatgctttttcaaaCACCTTTTTGCCAAAAGCAATTCCCATATTTGTCTCTGACCACCTCCACTTGTCTGTatagtaagaagaaaaaagggaacgGTTATGAACAAGTTGACCAGGAAAAGTACAAGAACTTGGTCTACTCTGTTACTTCTTACAAAACCAGTGCCCAGACACCAGAGACGATATTTGAAGAAGATAATTTGTTATATGGGCCACCAGAAAAATGCAGACCTCCACCTCGAGCTGAAACAAAAACTCCCAGGAAATGGGTTCCTTTGATAAACTCCAACAAGAAAATTCCCCCTCTCAACAGCGATTCCAGCCTGCCCATGAAAATCCCCTTGCAAAAGCCAAAAATGCCCAGTGTTACCCGTATTCTTCAACAGACAATATCTCCACAGCAAGCCTTTTATCTAGAAAggtggaaacagaaaatgatacTGGAGCTTGGAAAAGGTGGTTTTGAAGAGTATACTAAAA ATCTTTTTCTTCAAGGAGAgctcttccatgcagctttgGAATCTATATTCCTGTCTGAAGAGAGAGCagcaaaggagcagagagaagatGCTGCTATTTCTGGCTACTTATCAAGTGTGCAGCATGTCTTAGAAGATATCAGTGATGTGAAAGCTCTGGAAAGTGCCGTTCAGCATGAGACTCTTCAGTATCTGGGCCTGGTAGACTGCGTGGCTAAGTATCG AGGCCAGTTGTGTGTGGTTGACTGGAAAACTTCGGAGAAACCAAAGCCACTGCTGAAGAACACTTTTGACAACCCATTACAGGTTGCGGCATATATTGGAGCCATAAATCACGATGCCAATTACAACTTCCAG GTCAGCTGTGGACTCATTGTGGTTGCCTATAAGAATGGCTCCCCTGCGCATCCACATTTCATGGATCCTGGTCTGTGCTCACAGTACTGGAATAAGTGGCTTTTGCGCCTTGAAGAGTACATGGACAAAAACTGA